The proteins below come from a single Necator americanus strain Aroian chromosome V, whole genome shotgun sequence genomic window:
- a CDS encoding hypothetical protein (NECATOR_CHRV.G21029.T1), translated as MCSFIPDMQTRIIYVLSLYITVMVAVTEKPEFPTNELCDLYKTKCETKLKKSNCEERKEECLKYADNGLKVTWNFCMFLNNDNEKTCRERANIDYEIIKNVVMNDTFKYDFAK; from the exons ATGTGTTCTTTCATCCCG GATATGCAAACGAGGATAATTTACGTACTATCGCTCTACATTACAGTAATGGTCGCCGTTACTGAAAAACCTGAATTCCCCACG AATGAACTTTGCGATttgtacaaaacaaaatgCGAAACAAAGCTAAAGAAGAGCAACTGTGAGGAACGGAAAGAGGAATGTCTAAAATATGCGGATAACGGTTTGAAAGTAACGTGGAATTTTT GCATGTTTTTAAACAATGACAATGAGAAAACCTGTCGTGAACGTGCCAATATCGATTACGAGATAATAAAGAATGTTGTGATGAACGACACCTTTAAATATGACTTTGCTAAATAA
- a CDS encoding hypothetical protein (NECATOR_CHRV.G21030.T3) has product MYVRTRQCPTSSRSFAAYSWPFHGTETEETLNLSTARYDDAMRAQGRAVDEFSSSHCDFDLGSYSTVMLPEPSKGKKPDSKENDKVQKTDKRRNSLTDSSTFSTSASSNSSSVDSEEAAGLLGALCESKGTMTVPAENLCNSTGDENAKDGFDQYRRAIRTNTSPAEECRRRHGFRSIADDVGSEYVTNDKQHVNGETNTSVRPAIHTRKRAEKQRKEREKLEKKERDRAAAIQKRVEEAEASRQAAILASEKERLARDLLRKENRRGQHKLGPVHYGTSNFTPPVNSSVETPRNVGPLVKLQASIGFGIAATGVYDYYPRIVGARISKPSCFYSDLVGPWKENWRESYQDSYLREQNHVGTLYVAKDALEGVAKSMEQVASMASSPFSNKWLKKLLLLVLKGQVRKVWRRMQIIGDVLRRYKVDYRCNFLGLTSMIEFVMQGITNLTKNTANNTNIIMFLSSQFSERKPCFLNNHRQCLMMDFILHCLAPSAAHQLISERSFVTQQQAVHFAAISGHPCQLNVLLSHGTSTNEFDQSKQAPVHYLVERNNVLMVRQLMWYGSDMSLLEQSASKIPSELYNVDNAEVCTFLQLRMKALERVMASWLRAICAGRLQLGCAASLLHSMRFLEAHGRLNDVGHTRTQELRKIKLALRRDVIEEAKGENDHLVVFMLPVAFTPQDALMPAECPHIIRKKMYEMYPTYQLPSFFMQNNPTMCLQNVGDSPESSRVFTMLSVFKETHNGYLYAWRLPYKASQLKGVESAIMTCTVDVSKINRQVAEQSMMFVQMFVVKSTCSPSSKQKME; this is encoded by the exons atgtacgttagaacgcgtcaATGTCCTACATCCTCCCGTTCCTTTGCAGCCTATTCATGGCCTTTCCACGGAACTGAGACTGAGGAAACATTGAATCTATCGACCGCTCGCTACGATGATGcgatgcgtgcacaaggg CGAGcagtggacgagttttcctcCAGCCACTGCGAT TTCGATTTGGGTAGTTATTCAACCGTCATGTTACCTGAGCCAAGTAAAGGGAAGAAGCCGGACTCGAAGGAAAACGACAAGGTTCAGAAAACTGACAAG CGACGAAACTCGCTCACGGATTCATCAACGTTCTCAACATCGGCCTCTTCGAATAGCAGTAGCGTTGACAGTGAAGAAGCTGCTGGTTTGTTAGGAGCGTTGTGTGAGTCAAAAGGAACAATGACAGTACCTGCCGAGAACTTATGCAACAGTACCGGCGATGAGAACGCGAAAGACGGCTTCGACCAG TATCGTCGAGCGATTCGCACTAATACATCTCCTGCTGAAGAATGTCGCCGTCGTCACGGTTTCAGAAGCATAGCTGATGATGTTGGA AGTGAATACGTGACTAACGACAAGCAACATGTCAACGGTGAGACAAACACCTCTGTAAGACCAGCGATTCACACTAGGAAgagagcagaaaaacagaggaaagaacgagaaaagctggagaaaaaagaacgtgaTCGAGCAGCAGCAATTCAG AAACGGGTAGAGGAGGCAGAAGCGTCTAGACAAGCTGCAATCCTTGCCAGTGAAAAAGAACGACTTGCTCGAGATTTGCTTAGGAAGGAGAATCGGCGCGGGCAGCATAAACTTGGTCCTGTTCATTACGg GACAAGCAATTTCACTCCACCCGTAAACTCTTCTGTCGAAACACCTCGGAATGTCGGACCTCTCGTGAAACTCCAGGCGTCCATCGGTTTTGGTATTGCTGCAACAGGCGTTTATGACTAC TACCCGAGGATTGTTGGTGCAAGAATATCAAAGCCTTCATGTTTTTACTCTGATCTGGTAGGACCTTGGAAAGAGAATTGGCGGGAAAGTTACCAAGAT TCCTATTTACGTGAGCAGAATCATGTTGGAACACTTTATGTTGCTAAGGACGCTTTGGAAGGTGTTGCTAAGTCCATGGAACAA GTTGCATCGATGGCCagttctcctttttcaaacaaatggTTGAAGAAACTTTTGCTGCTTGTTCTGAAGGGACAGGTTAGAAAG GTGTGGCGACGCATGCAGATCATAGGAGATGTGTTACGAAGGTATAAAGTTGATTATCGCTGTAATTTTCTTGGTCTCACGTCGATGATAGAGTTCGTGATGCag ggcATTACGAATTTAACAAAGAATACTGCCAACAACACAAATATAATTATGTTTTTGTCTTCACAATTCTCCGAACGAAAACCATGTTTTTTAAATAACCACCGACAATGCTT GATGATggattttattcttcattgtTTGGCACCATCTGCCGCTCACCAGCTCATCTCAGAAAGATCGTTTGTGACCCAACAACAAGCCGTACATTTCGCTGCTATTAGTGGGCATCCATGCCAACTTAATGTCTTACTCAGTCATG gtACTAGTACTAACGAATTCGACCAGTCAAAACAAGCACCAGTACACTATCTTGTTGAGAGAAACAATGTGCTCATG GTTCGACAGTTGATGTGGTATGGATCTGACATGTCGTTGCTAGAAcaatcagcatcgaaaattccaTCCGAGTTGTACAACGTTGATAATGCTGAG GTTTGTACATTCCTTCAGTTAAGAATGAAGGCACTGGAACGAGTTATGGCCTCATGGTTACGAGCAATTTGTGCAG GAAGACTCCAACTTGGTTGCGCTGCAAGTTTGTTACATTCTATGCGTTTTCTCGAAGCTCATGGTCGTTTAAATGATGTTGGACACACGAGAACACAAGAATTG cgaaaaaTCAAGCTGGCTCTGCGGCGAGATGTAATCGAAGAAGCTAAGGGTGAAAATGATCATTTG GTAGTTTTCATGTTGCCCGTAGCGTTTACACCTCAAGACGCGCTGATGCCTGCTGAATGTCCGCATATAATACGAAAGAAAATGTATGAAATGTACCCAACCTATCAATTGCCTTCCTTCTTCATGCAAAATAATCCTAC AATGTGTCTACAAAATGTCGGAGACTCTCCCGAATCTTCGAGAGTGTTCACCATGTTGTCAGTATTCAAAGAAACGCATAATGGTTATTTATATGCTTGGCGACTTCCATATAAAGCGAGCCAGTTGAAGGGTGTTG AATCGGCTATAATGACGTGTACAGTGGATGTGTCGAAAATAAACAGGCAAGTAGCTGAGCAGTCAATGATGTTTGTGCAAATGTTCGTTGTAAAATCGACATGCTCTCCATCCAGTAAACAGAAAATGGAGTGA
- a CDS encoding hypothetical protein (NECATOR_CHRV.G21030.T2) codes for MYVRTRQCPTSSRSFAAYSWPFHGTETEETLNLSTARYDDAMRAQGRAVDEFSSSHCDFDLGSYSTVMLPEPSKGKKPDSKENDKVQKTDKRRNSLTDSSTFSTSASSNSSSVDSEEAAGLLGALCESKGTMTVPAENLCNSTGDENAKDGFDQYRRAIRTNTSPAEECRRRHGFRSIADDVGVSIFMEGVKVRDVLFKSEYVTNDKQHVNGETNTSVRPAIHTRKRAEKQRKEREKLEKKERDRAAAIQKRVEEAEASRQAAILASEKERLARDLLRKENRRGQHKLGPVHYGTSNFTPPVNSSVETPRNVGPLVKLQASIGFGIAATGVYDYYPRIVGARISKPSCFYSDLVGPWKENWRESYQDSYLREQNHVGTLYVAKDALEGVAKSMEQVASMASSPFSNKWLKKLLLLVLKGQVRKVWRRMQIIGDVLRRYKVDYRCNFLGLTSMIEFVMQGITNLTKNTANNTNIIMFLSSQFSERKPCFLNNHRQCLMMDFILHCLAPSAAHQLISERSFVTQQQAVHFAAISGHPCQLNVLLSHGTSTNEFDQSKQAPVHYLVERNNVLMVRQLMWYGSDMSLLEQSASKIPSELYNVDNAEVCTFLQLRMKALERVMASWLRAICAGRLQLGCAASLLHSMRFLEAHGRLNDVGHTRTQELRKIKLALRRDVIEEAKGENDHLVVFMLPVAFTPQDALMPAECPHIIRKKMYEMYPTYQLPSFFMQNNPTMCLQNVGDSPESSRVFTMLSVFKETHNGYLYAWRLPYKASQLKGVESAIMTCTVDVSKINRQVAEQSMMFVQMFVVKSTCSPSSKQKME; via the exons atgtacgttagaacgcgtcaATGTCCTACATCCTCCCGTTCCTTTGCAGCCTATTCATGGCCTTTCCACGGAACTGAGACTGAGGAAACATTGAATCTATCGACCGCTCGCTACGATGATGcgatgcgtgcacaaggg CGAGcagtggacgagttttcctcCAGCCACTGCGAT TTCGATTTGGGTAGTTATTCAACCGTCATGTTACCTGAGCCAAGTAAAGGGAAGAAGCCGGACTCGAAGGAAAACGACAAGGTTCAGAAAACTGACAAG CGACGAAACTCGCTCACGGATTCATCAACGTTCTCAACATCGGCCTCTTCGAATAGCAGTAGCGTTGACAGTGAAGAAGCTGCTGGTTTGTTAGGAGCGTTGTGTGAGTCAAAAGGAACAATGACAGTACCTGCCGAGAACTTATGCAACAGTACCGGCGATGAGAACGCGAAAGACGGCTTCGACCAG TATCGTCGAGCGATTCGCACTAATACATCTCCTGCTGAAGAATGTCGCCGTCGTCACGGTTTCAGAAGCATAGCTGATGATGTTGGAGTGAGTATTTTCATGGAGGGTGTGAAAGTCCGTGATGTTCTTTTCAAA AGTGAATACGTGACTAACGACAAGCAACATGTCAACGGTGAGACAAACACCTCTGTAAGACCAGCGATTCACACTAGGAAgagagcagaaaaacagaggaaagaacgagaaaagctggagaaaaaagaacgtgaTCGAGCAGCAGCAATTCAG AAACGGGTAGAGGAGGCAGAAGCGTCTAGACAAGCTGCAATCCTTGCCAGTGAAAAAGAACGACTTGCTCGAGATTTGCTTAGGAAGGAGAATCGGCGCGGGCAGCATAAACTTGGTCCTGTTCATTACGg GACAAGCAATTTCACTCCACCCGTAAACTCTTCTGTCGAAACACCTCGGAATGTCGGACCTCTCGTGAAACTCCAGGCGTCCATCGGTTTTGGTATTGCTGCAACAGGCGTTTATGACTAC TACCCGAGGATTGTTGGTGCAAGAATATCAAAGCCTTCATGTTTTTACTCTGATCTGGTAGGACCTTGGAAAGAGAATTGGCGGGAAAGTTACCAAGAT TCCTATTTACGTGAGCAGAATCATGTTGGAACACTTTATGTTGCTAAGGACGCTTTGGAAGGTGTTGCTAAGTCCATGGAACAA GTTGCATCGATGGCCagttctcctttttcaaacaaatggTTGAAGAAACTTTTGCTGCTTGTTCTGAAGGGACAGGTTAGAAAG GTGTGGCGACGCATGCAGATCATAGGAGATGTGTTACGAAGGTATAAAGTTGATTATCGCTGTAATTTTCTTGGTCTCACGTCGATGATAGAGTTCGTGATGCag ggcATTACGAATTTAACAAAGAATACTGCCAACAACACAAATATAATTATGTTTTTGTCTTCACAATTCTCCGAACGAAAACCATGTTTTTTAAATAACCACCGACAATGCTT GATGATggattttattcttcattgtTTGGCACCATCTGCCGCTCACCAGCTCATCTCAGAAAGATCGTTTGTGACCCAACAACAAGCCGTACATTTCGCTGCTATTAGTGGGCATCCATGCCAACTTAATGTCTTACTCAGTCATG gtACTAGTACTAACGAATTCGACCAGTCAAAACAAGCACCAGTACACTATCTTGTTGAGAGAAACAATGTGCTCATG GTTCGACAGTTGATGTGGTATGGATCTGACATGTCGTTGCTAGAAcaatcagcatcgaaaattccaTCCGAGTTGTACAACGTTGATAATGCTGAG GTTTGTACATTCCTTCAGTTAAGAATGAAGGCACTGGAACGAGTTATGGCCTCATGGTTACGAGCAATTTGTGCAG GAAGACTCCAACTTGGTTGCGCTGCAAGTTTGTTACATTCTATGCGTTTTCTCGAAGCTCATGGTCGTTTAAATGATGTTGGACACACGAGAACACAAGAATTG cgaaaaaTCAAGCTGGCTCTGCGGCGAGATGTAATCGAAGAAGCTAAGGGTGAAAATGATCATTTG GTAGTTTTCATGTTGCCCGTAGCGTTTACACCTCAAGACGCGCTGATGCCTGCTGAATGTCCGCATATAATACGAAAGAAAATGTATGAAATGTACCCAACCTATCAATTGCCTTCCTTCTTCATGCAAAATAATCCTAC AATGTGTCTACAAAATGTCGGAGACTCTCCCGAATCTTCGAGAGTGTTCACCATGTTGTCAGTATTCAAAGAAACGCATAATGGTTATTTATATGCTTGGCGACTTCCATATAAAGCGAGCCAGTTGAAGGGTGTTG AATCGGCTATAATGACGTGTACAGTGGATGTGTCGAAAATAAACAGGCAAGTAGCTGAGCAGTCAATGATGTTTGTGCAAATGTTCGTTGTAAAATCGACATGCTCTCCATCCAGTAAACAGAAAATGGAGTGA
- a CDS encoding hypothetical protein (NECATOR_CHRV.G21030.T1), whose product MLPEPSKGKKPDSKENDKVQKTDKRRNSLTDSSTFSTSASSNSSSVDSEEAAGLLGALCESKGTMTVPAENLCNSTGDENAKDGFDQYRRAIRTNTSPAEECRRRHGFRSIADDVGSEYVTNDKQHVNGETNTSVRPAIHTRKRAEKQRKEREKLEKKERDRAAAIQKRVEEAEASRQAAILASEKERLARDLLRKENRRGQHKLGPVHYGTSNFTPPVNSSVETPRNVGPLVKLQASIGFGIAATGVYDYYPRIVGARISKPSCFYSDLVGPWKENWRESYQDSYLREQNHVGTLYVAKDALEGVAKSMEQVASMASSPFSNKWLKKLLLLVLKGQVRKVWRRMQIIGDVLRRYKVDYRCNFLGLTSMIEFVMQGITNLTKNTANNTNIIMFLSSQFSERKPCFLNNHRQCLMMDFILHCLAPSAAHQLISERSFVTQQQAVHFAAISGHPCQLNVLLSHGTSTNEFDQSKQAPVHYLVERNNVLMVRQLMWYGSDMSLLEQSASKIPSELYNVDNAEVCTFLQLRMKALERVMASWLRAICAGRLQLGCAASLLHSMRFLEAHGRLNDVGHTRTQELRKIKLALRRDVIEEAKGENDHLVVFMLPVAFTPQDALMPAECPHIIRKKMYEMYPTYQLPSFFMQNNPTMCLQNVGDSPESSRVFTMLSVFKETHNGYLYAWRLPYKASQLKGVESAIMTCTVDVSKINRQVAEQSMMFVQMFVVKSTCSPSSKQKME is encoded by the exons ATGTTACCTGAGCCAAGTAAAGGGAAGAAGCCGGACTCGAAGGAAAACGACAAGGTTCAGAAAACTGACAAG CGACGAAACTCGCTCACGGATTCATCAACGTTCTCAACATCGGCCTCTTCGAATAGCAGTAGCGTTGACAGTGAAGAAGCTGCTGGTTTGTTAGGAGCGTTGTGTGAGTCAAAAGGAACAATGACAGTACCTGCCGAGAACTTATGCAACAGTACCGGCGATGAGAACGCGAAAGACGGCTTCGACCAG TATCGTCGAGCGATTCGCACTAATACATCTCCTGCTGAAGAATGTCGCCGTCGTCACGGTTTCAGAAGCATAGCTGATGATGTTGGA AGTGAATACGTGACTAACGACAAGCAACATGTCAACGGTGAGACAAACACCTCTGTAAGACCAGCGATTCACACTAGGAAgagagcagaaaaacagaggaaagaacgagaaaagctggagaaaaaagaacgtgaTCGAGCAGCAGCAATTCAG AAACGGGTAGAGGAGGCAGAAGCGTCTAGACAAGCTGCAATCCTTGCCAGTGAAAAAGAACGACTTGCTCGAGATTTGCTTAGGAAGGAGAATCGGCGCGGGCAGCATAAACTTGGTCCTGTTCATTACGg GACAAGCAATTTCACTCCACCCGTAAACTCTTCTGTCGAAACACCTCGGAATGTCGGACCTCTCGTGAAACTCCAGGCGTCCATCGGTTTTGGTATTGCTGCAACAGGCGTTTATGACTAC TACCCGAGGATTGTTGGTGCAAGAATATCAAAGCCTTCATGTTTTTACTCTGATCTGGTAGGACCTTGGAAAGAGAATTGGCGGGAAAGTTACCAAGAT TCCTATTTACGTGAGCAGAATCATGTTGGAACACTTTATGTTGCTAAGGACGCTTTGGAAGGTGTTGCTAAGTCCATGGAACAA GTTGCATCGATGGCCagttctcctttttcaaacaaatggTTGAAGAAACTTTTGCTGCTTGTTCTGAAGGGACAGGTTAGAAAG GTGTGGCGACGCATGCAGATCATAGGAGATGTGTTACGAAGGTATAAAGTTGATTATCGCTGTAATTTTCTTGGTCTCACGTCGATGATAGAGTTCGTGATGCag ggcATTACGAATTTAACAAAGAATACTGCCAACAACACAAATATAATTATGTTTTTGTCTTCACAATTCTCCGAACGAAAACCATGTTTTTTAAATAACCACCGACAATGCTT GATGATggattttattcttcattgtTTGGCACCATCTGCCGCTCACCAGCTCATCTCAGAAAGATCGTTTGTGACCCAACAACAAGCCGTACATTTCGCTGCTATTAGTGGGCATCCATGCCAACTTAATGTCTTACTCAGTCATG gtACTAGTACTAACGAATTCGACCAGTCAAAACAAGCACCAGTACACTATCTTGTTGAGAGAAACAATGTGCTCATG GTTCGACAGTTGATGTGGTATGGATCTGACATGTCGTTGCTAGAAcaatcagcatcgaaaattccaTCCGAGTTGTACAACGTTGATAATGCTGAG GTTTGTACATTCCTTCAGTTAAGAATGAAGGCACTGGAACGAGTTATGGCCTCATGGTTACGAGCAATTTGTGCAG GAAGACTCCAACTTGGTTGCGCTGCAAGTTTGTTACATTCTATGCGTTTTCTCGAAGCTCATGGTCGTTTAAATGATGTTGGACACACGAGAACACAAGAATTG cgaaaaaTCAAGCTGGCTCTGCGGCGAGATGTAATCGAAGAAGCTAAGGGTGAAAATGATCATTTG GTAGTTTTCATGTTGCCCGTAGCGTTTACACCTCAAGACGCGCTGATGCCTGCTGAATGTCCGCATATAATACGAAAGAAAATGTATGAAATGTACCCAACCTATCAATTGCCTTCCTTCTTCATGCAAAATAATCCTAC AATGTGTCTACAAAATGTCGGAGACTCTCCCGAATCTTCGAGAGTGTTCACCATGTTGTCAGTATTCAAAGAAACGCATAATGGTTATTTATATGCTTGGCGACTTCCATATAAAGCGAGCCAGTTGAAGGGTGTTG AATCGGCTATAATGACGTGTACAGTGGATGTGTCGAAAATAAACAGGCAAGTAGCTGAGCAGTCAATGATGTTTGTGCAAATGTTCGTTGTAAAATCGACATGCTCTCCATCCAGTAAACAGAAAATGGAGTGA
- a CDS encoding hypothetical protein (NECATOR_CHRV.G21031.T1), which yields MLYRITCLLLTLFCFLPQQITAKVKCPPFSNGHILECAFECCPSFEGADQGYYCCGPEERALIDKGVEHNRAERFVAYGSTFQIDYTLLIIGLIVSIVLSILLSFFCCLLCNGCWLHRRRNPQMYESVHESGWYPLCCGFGIPMGTVVFSTHPPQYRDDSEMYHGSSTSSLPSSKQRVRFNPDGTPRGVLKNGHENY from the exons ATGCTGTACCGTATCACGTGCTTACTACTCACGCTCTTCTGTTTTTTACCACAACAAATTACAGCTAAG GTAAAATGCCCGCCTTTTTCGAATGGCCATATCTTGGAGTGCGCCTTTGAGTGCTGTCCCTCGTTTGAAGGAGCGGATCAG GGATATTACTGTTGCGGTCCGGAGGAGCGAGCGTTGATCGACAAAGGAGTCGAGCATAATCGGGCAGAGCGATTTGTCGCCTACGGAAGTACGTTCCA aatcgATTACACTCTTCTTATAATAGGATTAATTGTTTCGATTGTGCTATCTATTCTTCTGTCCTTCTTCTGTTGTCTCCTATGTAACGGTTGTTGGTTACATCGTCGACGTAATCCGCAAATGTACGAAAGTGTCCACGAGAGCGGATGGTATCCACTTTGTT GCGGATTTGGGATCCCAATGGGGACGGTTGTGTTCTCCACGCATCCACCACAGTATCGGGACGATAGCGAAATGTATCACGGATCGTCCACGTCGAGTTTGCCATCGTCAAAGCAGAG AGTGCGTTTTAATCCAGATGGTACTCCACGAGGAGTTCTTAAGAACGGCCACGAGAATTACTGA